Proteins from a genomic interval of Nematostella vectensis chromosome 5, jaNemVect1.1, whole genome shotgun sequence:
- the LOC5517801 gene encoding multiple C2 and transmembrane domain-containing protein 1 isoform X2, which yields MDTDSPKKKGSFFSSLKRKKGNKGRKYKSMPHLVNSRLSTNGDTQRSTDRVHFSQLAKSASDEPGTLQSSSQTLGEGGTVVECMASDVSPGSTAGEVAKAGKCAFFALDIELKEGKDLAARDKTDTYHVEFEHDRPYTKNIQRPGTSDPYVKFKADGRQIYKSRTISKNLNPQWNEKFCVPIEDITVPMVLKVFDFDRVGNDDPMGRATVELSELEVGKPIEMELDLEGEEGENLGKVAAVFTITPKNIEDRQEMTRRTPKRSASSSGKNDPKIPSQLWDGIVSIILVEGKKMIPMDDSGFSDPYCRFRLGNEKYKSKACKETLNPQWSEQFDLKMYPDSPMVLEITVYDRDIRKDEFMGRCQIDLNQLEREKSHKIEAELEDGAGIIVMHLSITGLDAKGCESDLDAYKEVPGRRQEIVKSFGLKNTGKKIKEVGWLQVKLHRAVGLASADLGGASDPFAVIEVNNQRLVTNTIYKTLNPNWNKIYEMPVWDIHDVLDITVFDEDKRGAPEFLGRVVIPLLHITPCEKRLYQLKNKSLEGRAKGHLILTLDVIFNPIRAAVRTVNPRDPKIMAQPVKFKRQLLQRNIDRVNKLVASFVSAGAFIQSLFTWQYKFRSGFAFMIYIMLCLNFDFYIIPLTLLLSFLKQYVMCMLLADRNLNPEESEGPEDDDDDMDDDDDAPEKGKKGEKGKSFKEKMAAITNICSTVQNALDEAASMGERFKNTFNWTVPFCSYLVCAIFTIGTVVLYLVPLKFLLLAFGINKFTKKIRKPNAVDNNELLDFLSRIPSDVQVKEQKLLKTDPALRLKRIDG from the exons ATGG aCACCGACTCTCCAAAGAAGAAGGGAAGTTTCTTCTCAAGCCTGAAGAGAAAGAAGGGTAACAAGGGTAGGAAATACAAGTCGATGCCCCATCTCGTAAACTCAAGATTATCCACAAACGGCGACACACAACGAAGTACTGATCGTGTGCATTTTTCTCAATTAGCTAAATCAGCCTCCGACGAGCCAGGCACTCTACAATCATCCTCTCAAACTTTAGGTGAAGGAGGAACGGTTGTTGAATGCATGGCTTCAGACGTTTCTCCCGGGTCAACG GCTGGCGAAGTTGCCAAGGCCGGAAAGTGCGCCTTCTTTGCTCTCGATATCGAGCTAAAGGAGGGCAAGGACTTGGCCGCCCGGGATAAAACAG ATACTTACCATGTGGAATTTGAACATGATAGACCCTACACCAAAAACATCCAGCGACCAG gCACTAGTGACCCTTATGTCAAATTTAAGGCTGATGGCCGACAAATTTACAAAAGCCGCACAATCTCAAAGAACTTGAACCCTCAATGGAATGAGAAGTTTTGTGTTCCCATTGAGGACATCACAGTGCCAATGGTTCTGAaggtgtttgactttgatcGTGTTGGAAATGATGATCCAATGGGACGTGCAACTGTGGAACTTTCGGAACTAGAAGTTGGCAA GCCGATTGAAATGGAGCTAGATCTTGAAGGTGAGGAGGGAGAGAATCTTGGCAAAGTCGCTGCAGTGTTTACCATCACTCCAAAGAACATTGAGGATCGGCAAGAGATGACTAGGCGGACCCCAAAGAGATCTGCATCTTCTAGTGGCAAAAATGACCCGAAGATCCCCTCTCAGTTGTGGGACGGCATTGTGTCAATCATCCTGGTGGAAGGCAAGAAGATGATACCCATGGATGACTCAG GTTTTAGCGATCCGTACTGCCGATTCCGTCTTGGTAACGAGAAATACAAAAGCAAGGCCTGCAAGGAGACGCTCAACCCGCAGTGGTCGGAGCAGTTTGACTTGAAGATGTACCCCGACTCGCCCATGGTACTGGAGATCACGGTCTACGACAGGGACATCAGGAAGGACGAATTTATGGGCAG GTGTCAGATTGACTTGAACCAGCTGGAGCGCGAGAAATCGCACAAGATCGAGGCTGAGCTCGAGGACGGGGCGGGGATCATCGTAAtgcacctgtcaatcacaggTCTGGACGCCAAGGGGTGCGAGTCGGACCTGGATGCGTACAAGGAGGTGCCAGGGCGCAG ACAAGAGATTGTGAAAAGCTTTGGGCTGAAGAACACGGGGAAGAAGATCAAGGAGGTCGGCTGGCTACAGGTCAAGCTTCATCGGGCCGTCGGGCTGGCGTCAGCAGATCTCGGAGGGGCGTCGGATCCGTTCGCCGTGATCGAAGTGAATAATCAGCGATTGGTGACCAACACAATTTACAAGACGCTCAACCCGAACTGGAACAAGATCTACGAAAT GCCTGTGTGGGATATTCATGATGTGCTGGACATCACTGTGTTTGATGAAGACAAGCGAGGTGCCCCAGAATTCCTCGGGCGTGTTGTGATCCCTCTGCTGCAC ATCACTCCCTGTGAGAAGCGCCTGTACCAGCTGAAGAACAAGTCTCTTGAGGGTCGGGCAAAAGGTCACCTGATCTTGACTCTTGATGTCATCTTTAACCCAATCAGAGCCGCCGTCAGGACTGTGAATCCACGTGACCCCAAAATCATGGCTCAGCCAGTCAAGTTCAAGAGACAG CTGTTGCAGCGTAACATTGACCGCGTGAACAAACTAGTGGCGAGTTTCGTGTCGGCTGGTGCATTCATTCAGTCCCTCTTCACCTGGCAGTACAAGTTCAGGAGTGGTTTTGCTTTTATG ATCTACATCATGTTGTGCTTGAATTTCGACTTCTACATAATTCCTCTGACCTTGCTGCTGAGTTTCCTGAAACAATACGTGATGTGCATGCTGCTGGCTGACCGTAACCTGAACCCCGAGGAGTCAGAAGGCCcggaagatgatgatgatgacatggatgatgacgacgacgcaCCGGAAAAGGGCAAGAAGGGG GAGAAAGGGAAAAGTTTCAAGGAGAAAATGGCGGCCATCACGAACATTTGCTCTACTGTCCAGAATGCTTTAGATGAGGCTGCTTCTATGGGTGAACGATTCAAAAA CACGTTCAACTGGACTGTCCCGTTTTGTTCCTACCTGGTCTGCGCCATCTTCACCATTGGCACTGTCGTTCTCTACCTCGTCCCCCTCAAGTTCCTCTTGCTAGCGTTCGGCATCAACAAGTTCACCAAGAAGATCCGTAAACCCAACGCCGTGGACAACAACGAGCTGCTCGACTTCCTCTCGCGTATCCCCTCAGACGTACAAGTG AAAGAGCAAAAGCTGCTCAAGACCGATCCCGCCCTACGACTCAAGAGAATTGATGGTTGA
- the LOC5517801 gene encoding multiple C2 and transmembrane domain-containing protein 1 isoform X3, with protein sequence MSDEELRDTDSPKKKGSFFSSLKRKKGNKGRKYKSMPHLVNSRLSTNGDTQRSTDRVHFSQLAKSASDEPGTLQSSSQTLGEGGTVVECMASDVSPGSTAGEVAKAGKCAFFALDIELKEGKDLAARDKTGTSDPYVKFKADGRQIYKSRTISKNLNPQWNEKFCVPIEDITVPMVLKVFDFDRVGNDDPMGRATVELSELEVGKPIEMELDLEGEEGENLGKVAAVFTITPKNIEDRQEMTRRTPKRSASSSGKNDPKIPSQLWDGIVSIILVEGKKMIPMDDSGFSDPYCRFRLGNEKYKSKACKETLNPQWSEQFDLKMYPDSPMVLEITVYDRDIRKDEFMGRCQIDLNQLEREKSHKIEAELEDGAGIIVMHLSITGLDAKGCESDLDAYKEVPGRRQEIVKSFGLKNTGKKIKEVGWLQVKLHRAVGLASADLGGASDPFAVIEVNNQRLVTNTIYKTLNPNWNKIYEMPVWDIHDVLDITVFDEDKRGAPEFLGRVVIPLLHITPCEKRLYQLKNKSLEGRAKGHLILTLDVIFNPIRAAVRTVNPRDPKIMAQPVKFKRQLLQRNIDRVNKLVASFVSAGAFIQSLFTWQYKFRSGFAFMIYIMLCLNFDFYIIPLTLLLSFLKQYVMCMLLADRNLNPEESEGPEDDDDDMDDDDDAPEKGKKGEKGKSFKEKMAAITNICSTVQNALDEAASMGERFKNTFNWTVPFCSYLVCAIFTIGTVVLYLVPLKFLLLAFGINKFTKKIRKPNAVDNNELLDFLSRIPSDVQVKEQKLLKTDPALRLKRIDG encoded by the exons ATGTCGGACGAAGAACTCCGAG aCACCGACTCTCCAAAGAAGAAGGGAAGTTTCTTCTCAAGCCTGAAGAGAAAGAAGGGTAACAAGGGTAGGAAATACAAGTCGATGCCCCATCTCGTAAACTCAAGATTATCCACAAACGGCGACACACAACGAAGTACTGATCGTGTGCATTTTTCTCAATTAGCTAAATCAGCCTCCGACGAGCCAGGCACTCTACAATCATCCTCTCAAACTTTAGGTGAAGGAGGAACGGTTGTTGAATGCATGGCTTCAGACGTTTCTCCCGGGTCAACG GCTGGCGAAGTTGCCAAGGCCGGAAAGTGCGCCTTCTTTGCTCTCGATATCGAGCTAAAGGAGGGCAAGGACTTGGCCGCCCGGGATAAAACAG gCACTAGTGACCCTTATGTCAAATTTAAGGCTGATGGCCGACAAATTTACAAAAGCCGCACAATCTCAAAGAACTTGAACCCTCAATGGAATGAGAAGTTTTGTGTTCCCATTGAGGACATCACAGTGCCAATGGTTCTGAaggtgtttgactttgatcGTGTTGGAAATGATGATCCAATGGGACGTGCAACTGTGGAACTTTCGGAACTAGAAGTTGGCAA GCCGATTGAAATGGAGCTAGATCTTGAAGGTGAGGAGGGAGAGAATCTTGGCAAAGTCGCTGCAGTGTTTACCATCACTCCAAAGAACATTGAGGATCGGCAAGAGATGACTAGGCGGACCCCAAAGAGATCTGCATCTTCTAGTGGCAAAAATGACCCGAAGATCCCCTCTCAGTTGTGGGACGGCATTGTGTCAATCATCCTGGTGGAAGGCAAGAAGATGATACCCATGGATGACTCAG GTTTTAGCGATCCGTACTGCCGATTCCGTCTTGGTAACGAGAAATACAAAAGCAAGGCCTGCAAGGAGACGCTCAACCCGCAGTGGTCGGAGCAGTTTGACTTGAAGATGTACCCCGACTCGCCCATGGTACTGGAGATCACGGTCTACGACAGGGACATCAGGAAGGACGAATTTATGGGCAG GTGTCAGATTGACTTGAACCAGCTGGAGCGCGAGAAATCGCACAAGATCGAGGCTGAGCTCGAGGACGGGGCGGGGATCATCGTAAtgcacctgtcaatcacaggTCTGGACGCCAAGGGGTGCGAGTCGGACCTGGATGCGTACAAGGAGGTGCCAGGGCGCAG ACAAGAGATTGTGAAAAGCTTTGGGCTGAAGAACACGGGGAAGAAGATCAAGGAGGTCGGCTGGCTACAGGTCAAGCTTCATCGGGCCGTCGGGCTGGCGTCAGCAGATCTCGGAGGGGCGTCGGATCCGTTCGCCGTGATCGAAGTGAATAATCAGCGATTGGTGACCAACACAATTTACAAGACGCTCAACCCGAACTGGAACAAGATCTACGAAAT GCCTGTGTGGGATATTCATGATGTGCTGGACATCACTGTGTTTGATGAAGACAAGCGAGGTGCCCCAGAATTCCTCGGGCGTGTTGTGATCCCTCTGCTGCAC ATCACTCCCTGTGAGAAGCGCCTGTACCAGCTGAAGAACAAGTCTCTTGAGGGTCGGGCAAAAGGTCACCTGATCTTGACTCTTGATGTCATCTTTAACCCAATCAGAGCCGCCGTCAGGACTGTGAATCCACGTGACCCCAAAATCATGGCTCAGCCAGTCAAGTTCAAGAGACAG CTGTTGCAGCGTAACATTGACCGCGTGAACAAACTAGTGGCGAGTTTCGTGTCGGCTGGTGCATTCATTCAGTCCCTCTTCACCTGGCAGTACAAGTTCAGGAGTGGTTTTGCTTTTATG ATCTACATCATGTTGTGCTTGAATTTCGACTTCTACATAATTCCTCTGACCTTGCTGCTGAGTTTCCTGAAACAATACGTGATGTGCATGCTGCTGGCTGACCGTAACCTGAACCCCGAGGAGTCAGAAGGCCcggaagatgatgatgatgacatggatgatgacgacgacgcaCCGGAAAAGGGCAAGAAGGGG GAGAAAGGGAAAAGTTTCAAGGAGAAAATGGCGGCCATCACGAACATTTGCTCTACTGTCCAGAATGCTTTAGATGAGGCTGCTTCTATGGGTGAACGATTCAAAAA CACGTTCAACTGGACTGTCCCGTTTTGTTCCTACCTGGTCTGCGCCATCTTCACCATTGGCACTGTCGTTCTCTACCTCGTCCCCCTCAAGTTCCTCTTGCTAGCGTTCGGCATCAACAAGTTCACCAAGAAGATCCGTAAACCCAACGCCGTGGACAACAACGAGCTGCTCGACTTCCTCTCGCGTATCCCCTCAGACGTACAAGTG AAAGAGCAAAAGCTGCTCAAGACCGATCCCGCCCTACGACTCAAGAGAATTGATGGTTGA
- the LOC5517801 gene encoding multiple C2 and transmembrane domain-containing protein 1 isoform X1: MSDEELRDTDSPKKKGSFFSSLKRKKGNKGRKYKSMPHLVNSRLSTNGDTQRSTDRVHFSQLAKSASDEPGTLQSSSQTLGEGGTVVECMASDVSPGSTAGEVAKAGKCAFFALDIELKEGKDLAARDKTDTYHVEFEHDRPYTKNIQRPGTSDPYVKFKADGRQIYKSRTISKNLNPQWNEKFCVPIEDITVPMVLKVFDFDRVGNDDPMGRATVELSELEVGKPIEMELDLEGEEGENLGKVAAVFTITPKNIEDRQEMTRRTPKRSASSSGKNDPKIPSQLWDGIVSIILVEGKKMIPMDDSGFSDPYCRFRLGNEKYKSKACKETLNPQWSEQFDLKMYPDSPMVLEITVYDRDIRKDEFMGRCQIDLNQLEREKSHKIEAELEDGAGIIVMHLSITGLDAKGCESDLDAYKEVPGRRQEIVKSFGLKNTGKKIKEVGWLQVKLHRAVGLASADLGGASDPFAVIEVNNQRLVTNTIYKTLNPNWNKIYEMPVWDIHDVLDITVFDEDKRGAPEFLGRVVIPLLHITPCEKRLYQLKNKSLEGRAKGHLILTLDVIFNPIRAAVRTVNPRDPKIMAQPVKFKRQLLQRNIDRVNKLVASFVSAGAFIQSLFTWQYKFRSGFAFMIYIMLCLNFDFYIIPLTLLLSFLKQYVMCMLLADRNLNPEESEGPEDDDDDMDDDDDAPEKGKKGEKGKSFKEKMAAITNICSTVQNALDEAASMGERFKNTFNWTVPFCSYLVCAIFTIGTVVLYLVPLKFLLLAFGINKFTKKIRKPNAVDNNELLDFLSRIPSDVQVKEQKLLKTDPALRLKRIDG; this comes from the exons ATGTCGGACGAAGAACTCCGAG aCACCGACTCTCCAAAGAAGAAGGGAAGTTTCTTCTCAAGCCTGAAGAGAAAGAAGGGTAACAAGGGTAGGAAATACAAGTCGATGCCCCATCTCGTAAACTCAAGATTATCCACAAACGGCGACACACAACGAAGTACTGATCGTGTGCATTTTTCTCAATTAGCTAAATCAGCCTCCGACGAGCCAGGCACTCTACAATCATCCTCTCAAACTTTAGGTGAAGGAGGAACGGTTGTTGAATGCATGGCTTCAGACGTTTCTCCCGGGTCAACG GCTGGCGAAGTTGCCAAGGCCGGAAAGTGCGCCTTCTTTGCTCTCGATATCGAGCTAAAGGAGGGCAAGGACTTGGCCGCCCGGGATAAAACAG ATACTTACCATGTGGAATTTGAACATGATAGACCCTACACCAAAAACATCCAGCGACCAG gCACTAGTGACCCTTATGTCAAATTTAAGGCTGATGGCCGACAAATTTACAAAAGCCGCACAATCTCAAAGAACTTGAACCCTCAATGGAATGAGAAGTTTTGTGTTCCCATTGAGGACATCACAGTGCCAATGGTTCTGAaggtgtttgactttgatcGTGTTGGAAATGATGATCCAATGGGACGTGCAACTGTGGAACTTTCGGAACTAGAAGTTGGCAA GCCGATTGAAATGGAGCTAGATCTTGAAGGTGAGGAGGGAGAGAATCTTGGCAAAGTCGCTGCAGTGTTTACCATCACTCCAAAGAACATTGAGGATCGGCAAGAGATGACTAGGCGGACCCCAAAGAGATCTGCATCTTCTAGTGGCAAAAATGACCCGAAGATCCCCTCTCAGTTGTGGGACGGCATTGTGTCAATCATCCTGGTGGAAGGCAAGAAGATGATACCCATGGATGACTCAG GTTTTAGCGATCCGTACTGCCGATTCCGTCTTGGTAACGAGAAATACAAAAGCAAGGCCTGCAAGGAGACGCTCAACCCGCAGTGGTCGGAGCAGTTTGACTTGAAGATGTACCCCGACTCGCCCATGGTACTGGAGATCACGGTCTACGACAGGGACATCAGGAAGGACGAATTTATGGGCAG GTGTCAGATTGACTTGAACCAGCTGGAGCGCGAGAAATCGCACAAGATCGAGGCTGAGCTCGAGGACGGGGCGGGGATCATCGTAAtgcacctgtcaatcacaggTCTGGACGCCAAGGGGTGCGAGTCGGACCTGGATGCGTACAAGGAGGTGCCAGGGCGCAG ACAAGAGATTGTGAAAAGCTTTGGGCTGAAGAACACGGGGAAGAAGATCAAGGAGGTCGGCTGGCTACAGGTCAAGCTTCATCGGGCCGTCGGGCTGGCGTCAGCAGATCTCGGAGGGGCGTCGGATCCGTTCGCCGTGATCGAAGTGAATAATCAGCGATTGGTGACCAACACAATTTACAAGACGCTCAACCCGAACTGGAACAAGATCTACGAAAT GCCTGTGTGGGATATTCATGATGTGCTGGACATCACTGTGTTTGATGAAGACAAGCGAGGTGCCCCAGAATTCCTCGGGCGTGTTGTGATCCCTCTGCTGCAC ATCACTCCCTGTGAGAAGCGCCTGTACCAGCTGAAGAACAAGTCTCTTGAGGGTCGGGCAAAAGGTCACCTGATCTTGACTCTTGATGTCATCTTTAACCCAATCAGAGCCGCCGTCAGGACTGTGAATCCACGTGACCCCAAAATCATGGCTCAGCCAGTCAAGTTCAAGAGACAG CTGTTGCAGCGTAACATTGACCGCGTGAACAAACTAGTGGCGAGTTTCGTGTCGGCTGGTGCATTCATTCAGTCCCTCTTCACCTGGCAGTACAAGTTCAGGAGTGGTTTTGCTTTTATG ATCTACATCATGTTGTGCTTGAATTTCGACTTCTACATAATTCCTCTGACCTTGCTGCTGAGTTTCCTGAAACAATACGTGATGTGCATGCTGCTGGCTGACCGTAACCTGAACCCCGAGGAGTCAGAAGGCCcggaagatgatgatgatgacatggatgatgacgacgacgcaCCGGAAAAGGGCAAGAAGGGG GAGAAAGGGAAAAGTTTCAAGGAGAAAATGGCGGCCATCACGAACATTTGCTCTACTGTCCAGAATGCTTTAGATGAGGCTGCTTCTATGGGTGAACGATTCAAAAA CACGTTCAACTGGACTGTCCCGTTTTGTTCCTACCTGGTCTGCGCCATCTTCACCATTGGCACTGTCGTTCTCTACCTCGTCCCCCTCAAGTTCCTCTTGCTAGCGTTCGGCATCAACAAGTTCACCAAGAAGATCCGTAAACCCAACGCCGTGGACAACAACGAGCTGCTCGACTTCCTCTCGCGTATCCCCTCAGACGTACAAGTG AAAGAGCAAAAGCTGCTCAAGACCGATCCCGCCCTACGACTCAAGAGAATTGATGGTTGA
- the LOC5517801 gene encoding multiple C2 and transmembrane domain-containing protein 1 isoform X4 — translation MSDEELRDTDSPKKKGSFFSSLKRKKGNKAKSASDEPGTLQSSSQTLGEGGTVVECMASDVSPGSTAGEVAKAGKCAFFALDIELKEGKDLAARDKTDTYHVEFEHDRPYTKNIQRPGTSDPYVKFKADGRQIYKSRTISKNLNPQWNEKFCVPIEDITVPMVLKVFDFDRVGNDDPMGRATVELSELEVGKPIEMELDLEGEEGENLGKVAAVFTITPKNIEDRQEMTRRTPKRSASSSGKNDPKIPSQLWDGIVSIILVEGKKMIPMDDSGFSDPYCRFRLGNEKYKSKACKETLNPQWSEQFDLKMYPDSPMVLEITVYDRDIRKDEFMGRCQIDLNQLEREKSHKIEAELEDGAGIIVMHLSITGLDAKGCESDLDAYKEVPGRRQEIVKSFGLKNTGKKIKEVGWLQVKLHRAVGLASADLGGASDPFAVIEVNNQRLVTNTIYKTLNPNWNKIYEMPVWDIHDVLDITVFDEDKRGAPEFLGRVVIPLLHITPCEKRLYQLKNKSLEGRAKGHLILTLDVIFNPIRAAVRTVNPRDPKIMAQPVKFKRQLLQRNIDRVNKLVASFVSAGAFIQSLFTWQYKFRSGFAFMIYIMLCLNFDFYIIPLTLLLSFLKQYVMCMLLADRNLNPEESEGPEDDDDDMDDDDDAPEKGKKGEKGKSFKEKMAAITNICSTVQNALDEAASMGERFKNTFNWTVPFCSYLVCAIFTIGTVVLYLVPLKFLLLAFGINKFTKKIRKPNAVDNNELLDFLSRIPSDVQVKEQKLLKTDPALRLKRIDG, via the exons ATGTCGGACGAAGAACTCCGAG aCACCGACTCTCCAAAGAAGAAGGGAAGTTTCTTCTCAAGCCTGAAGAGAAAGAAGGGTAACAAGG CTAAATCAGCCTCCGACGAGCCAGGCACTCTACAATCATCCTCTCAAACTTTAGGTGAAGGAGGAACGGTTGTTGAATGCATGGCTTCAGACGTTTCTCCCGGGTCAACG GCTGGCGAAGTTGCCAAGGCCGGAAAGTGCGCCTTCTTTGCTCTCGATATCGAGCTAAAGGAGGGCAAGGACTTGGCCGCCCGGGATAAAACAG ATACTTACCATGTGGAATTTGAACATGATAGACCCTACACCAAAAACATCCAGCGACCAG gCACTAGTGACCCTTATGTCAAATTTAAGGCTGATGGCCGACAAATTTACAAAAGCCGCACAATCTCAAAGAACTTGAACCCTCAATGGAATGAGAAGTTTTGTGTTCCCATTGAGGACATCACAGTGCCAATGGTTCTGAaggtgtttgactttgatcGTGTTGGAAATGATGATCCAATGGGACGTGCAACTGTGGAACTTTCGGAACTAGAAGTTGGCAA GCCGATTGAAATGGAGCTAGATCTTGAAGGTGAGGAGGGAGAGAATCTTGGCAAAGTCGCTGCAGTGTTTACCATCACTCCAAAGAACATTGAGGATCGGCAAGAGATGACTAGGCGGACCCCAAAGAGATCTGCATCTTCTAGTGGCAAAAATGACCCGAAGATCCCCTCTCAGTTGTGGGACGGCATTGTGTCAATCATCCTGGTGGAAGGCAAGAAGATGATACCCATGGATGACTCAG GTTTTAGCGATCCGTACTGCCGATTCCGTCTTGGTAACGAGAAATACAAAAGCAAGGCCTGCAAGGAGACGCTCAACCCGCAGTGGTCGGAGCAGTTTGACTTGAAGATGTACCCCGACTCGCCCATGGTACTGGAGATCACGGTCTACGACAGGGACATCAGGAAGGACGAATTTATGGGCAG GTGTCAGATTGACTTGAACCAGCTGGAGCGCGAGAAATCGCACAAGATCGAGGCTGAGCTCGAGGACGGGGCGGGGATCATCGTAAtgcacctgtcaatcacaggTCTGGACGCCAAGGGGTGCGAGTCGGACCTGGATGCGTACAAGGAGGTGCCAGGGCGCAG ACAAGAGATTGTGAAAAGCTTTGGGCTGAAGAACACGGGGAAGAAGATCAAGGAGGTCGGCTGGCTACAGGTCAAGCTTCATCGGGCCGTCGGGCTGGCGTCAGCAGATCTCGGAGGGGCGTCGGATCCGTTCGCCGTGATCGAAGTGAATAATCAGCGATTGGTGACCAACACAATTTACAAGACGCTCAACCCGAACTGGAACAAGATCTACGAAAT GCCTGTGTGGGATATTCATGATGTGCTGGACATCACTGTGTTTGATGAAGACAAGCGAGGTGCCCCAGAATTCCTCGGGCGTGTTGTGATCCCTCTGCTGCAC ATCACTCCCTGTGAGAAGCGCCTGTACCAGCTGAAGAACAAGTCTCTTGAGGGTCGGGCAAAAGGTCACCTGATCTTGACTCTTGATGTCATCTTTAACCCAATCAGAGCCGCCGTCAGGACTGTGAATCCACGTGACCCCAAAATCATGGCTCAGCCAGTCAAGTTCAAGAGACAG CTGTTGCAGCGTAACATTGACCGCGTGAACAAACTAGTGGCGAGTTTCGTGTCGGCTGGTGCATTCATTCAGTCCCTCTTCACCTGGCAGTACAAGTTCAGGAGTGGTTTTGCTTTTATG ATCTACATCATGTTGTGCTTGAATTTCGACTTCTACATAATTCCTCTGACCTTGCTGCTGAGTTTCCTGAAACAATACGTGATGTGCATGCTGCTGGCTGACCGTAACCTGAACCCCGAGGAGTCAGAAGGCCcggaagatgatgatgatgacatggatgatgacgacgacgcaCCGGAAAAGGGCAAGAAGGGG GAGAAAGGGAAAAGTTTCAAGGAGAAAATGGCGGCCATCACGAACATTTGCTCTACTGTCCAGAATGCTTTAGATGAGGCTGCTTCTATGGGTGAACGATTCAAAAA CACGTTCAACTGGACTGTCCCGTTTTGTTCCTACCTGGTCTGCGCCATCTTCACCATTGGCACTGTCGTTCTCTACCTCGTCCCCCTCAAGTTCCTCTTGCTAGCGTTCGGCATCAACAAGTTCACCAAGAAGATCCGTAAACCCAACGCCGTGGACAACAACGAGCTGCTCGACTTCCTCTCGCGTATCCCCTCAGACGTACAAGTG AAAGAGCAAAAGCTGCTCAAGACCGATCCCGCCCTACGACTCAAGAGAATTGATGGTTGA